From the genome of Caldisalinibacter kiritimatiensis:
ATTTTTACTATTATTTTCATTATCTATTGCTTTAATTTTTTTCTCAGGTTCCTAATAGCTGCTGTTTTCGTGTTAACTACCGTTCTATAGCTAATATTTAATTCTTTACTTATTTGAGCTATAGCCTTATTTTCTATATAATACTTAATCACAACATCCCGTTGCCTATCTGTTAATTCAAATATGCATTTTATTAATTCTCGTGTCCTAAATTTATTAATAATATCCTCCTCTACACATACATCACCTTCAATAAGCTCTATTAATTCAACATTTCCGTTCTTTAACTTTATAGACTGATTTAATGAAATATTGATTTCCTTCTTCTTATGCTTGTCTAAA
Proteins encoded in this window:
- a CDS encoding sigma-70 family RNA polymerase sigma factor encodes the protein MINREYYDDLIQGGYEVILNCLLDYDEERKVHFLGYVKTMLKYHYLDKHKKKEINISLNQSIKLKNGNVELIELIEGDVCVEEDIINKFRTRELIKCIFELTDRQRDVVIKYYIENKAIAQISKELNISYRTVVNTKTAAIRNLRKKLKQ